The stretch of DNA CAGTTCCGTGTTCATCCTGACTTTGGCCCCCGCGGTCGCCTGCGCCAGCCACCGGTGGAACACCGCTTCCCGCCGGGACGCGAGGATCGTCTCCCGGATCCGCGCTTCTTCGCTGCGCAGCGTCTGCGTCCGGGCCGCTTCCCGCCCCGTGACCTGGAACAGGCTCGTCCCGCCCTCCCCGGGAACCGGCTCGCTGACGCCGCCCTCCGGAAGATCGAACACCCCGGCTGGAATTTCCGGCGGGAGTTCGTCGCGGCGGAAGAAACCGAGGTCGACCCCTTCGACGGAAGGATCTCCGGCGTTCCCGCCGACGGGGCGCCCGACCCGCAGATCTTCGAGCGCGACGCCCGCGCGCTCCGCCGAATCGAAGAGATATTGCCGCACGCGGACCCGCTCCGGCACCGTCGAGGAAGTCCGTTCCTTCCGGAACGCCTCCTCCACCTCCTGCGGGCTCACCGTGGCCCCGGCCGCCGCGATGGCGTCGGCCGACCGCCGGTACAGGAGGGATCC from Candidatus Deferrimicrobium sp. encodes:
- a CDS encoding peptidylprolyl isomerase; the encoded protein is MFHAHAAARFALIAVLLWACSPARSNRTDAEIVVAEVDGAPVSLKDVKNEILSMRGYTPSLEARGPSRGEVSEAVRRAIERTVVLREGRRRGVTLPAGALEEEVMRFRADFPPGGLEKALLQAGMEPDAWREQLRGSLLYRRSADAIAAAGATVSPQEVEEAFRKERTSSTVPERVRVRQYLFDSAERAGVALEDLRVGRPVGGNAGDPSVEGVDLGFFRRDELPPEIPAGVFDLPEGGVSEPVPGEGGTSLFQVTGREAARTQTLRSEEARIRETILASRREAVFHRWLAQATAGAKVRMNTELLQKLVEEKR